A portion of the Bacteroidales bacterium genome contains these proteins:
- a CDS encoding efflux RND transporter permease subunit, whose amino-acid sequence MNITELSIKRPSLIVVIFAVLTFLGIVSFRALNYELLPKFSQPVLLVITPYPGASPREVENMVTKNIEDAISSLEQIDNIQSTSYEGVSVSVIIFNSDADMTKALQNCQLKLNNVREGLPQDVHSPIIYNFSMDDMPIIRMGITADIPSTELYDIVKQKLRPRLSTLQGVSQVEMIGGEEREIRVSVDNEKLEARGISILNISQAVQASNIDFPTGKIKGENAQVIIRLSGKFTDLESLKELVVSVDASGSPVKLKDVADVLDTKKETRNIYRINGVNSLGINLYKQPDGNEVKVSEGVKKEISKIEDMYKDINLKVKIANDTSDFTLTSANAVERDLLLAICLVALVMLVFLHSLRNSFIVMVAIPASLISTFIGMSMLDFSLNIISMIAIALVIGILVDDSIVVLENIYRHLEKGKNRRQAAIDGRNEISYTALSITMVDVVVFLPIAVITSMISGMLRQFALVVVISTLLSLFVSFTLTPLLASRFAKFEQYRKGSFMGKLIEVFERWLSNITNGYGKLLGWSLRHKFIIMGGATLILFSSLLLPALGFIGSEFISLGDRGEVIIQLELPKDATIEQTNLLTLQAEQYIMKQPVVNEVFSTVGITSGFDAGAGNSYKSEIYVKMIEKEKRKITADQFAWQLKEDLTSRLTGVKVRSTIVSLLGTSDMDPIQFVVAGSNMDTLMHYAKMIESEVKKVPGSAEVKLTVEEGNPEISVKIDRDKMAKMGLNMAIVGATMQNAFTGNTDSKFSQGVNDYDINITMDAFNKKEINDIANLSFMNAAGQIVRLNQFATLTPTTGTTVLQRYNRQSSVTVSSQVVGRPVGSVGEECVKRLDKIKLPADVSLIKEGDLKYQTEAFSSLFLAFLASILFVYLIMVALYDSYIHPFIVLFSIPLAIVGALYALALAQESLTIFSILGIIMLVGLVGKNAILLVDFTNQLKREGMATVEALIEAGRVRLRPILMTTLSMIFGMMPIAIATGAGSEWKNGIAIAIIGGLTSSLLLTLVVVPVMYYLMDKLMEKFHRKSRKVADVKEI is encoded by the coding sequence ATGAATATCACTGAACTATCCATAAAACGGCCTTCCCTGATCGTGGTGATTTTTGCCGTCCTCACCTTCCTGGGTATAGTGAGCTTTAGAGCACTCAATTATGAATTGCTTCCCAAGTTTTCGCAACCCGTGCTGCTGGTCATCACCCCTTATCCCGGTGCCTCTCCCCGTGAGGTGGAGAACATGGTTACCAAGAACATTGAAGATGCCATTTCCTCCCTGGAACAGATTGATAATATACAGTCAACTTCCTATGAAGGGGTCTCTGTTTCCGTGATTATCTTCAACAGTGATGCAGACATGACCAAAGCGCTTCAGAACTGTCAGCTTAAACTGAACAATGTCCGCGAAGGGCTTCCACAGGATGTGCATTCACCGATCATCTATAATTTCTCGATGGATGATATGCCCATTATCCGAATGGGGATCACAGCCGATATTCCGTCAACAGAGCTGTATGATATTGTCAAGCAGAAACTTCGTCCAAGGTTATCAACCCTACAGGGAGTTTCGCAAGTTGAAATGATTGGAGGTGAGGAACGCGAAATCCGTGTGAGTGTTGACAATGAGAAGCTGGAAGCAAGAGGGATTTCTATCCTGAATATCTCGCAGGCGGTTCAGGCTTCCAATATCGACTTCCCCACAGGCAAAATCAAAGGCGAAAATGCCCAGGTGATTATCCGTCTCTCGGGAAAATTCACCGACCTGGAGAGTCTGAAAGAACTAGTGGTTAGTGTAGATGCCAGCGGATCTCCCGTGAAGCTGAAAGATGTAGCCGATGTACTTGACACCAAGAAGGAAACCAGAAACATATACCGCATCAATGGGGTAAATTCGTTGGGAATCAATTTATACAAACAGCCCGATGGAAATGAGGTAAAGGTTAGTGAGGGTGTGAAGAAAGAGATCAGCAAGATCGAAGATATGTACAAGGACATTAACCTGAAGGTGAAGATTGCCAACGACACTTCCGATTTCACGCTCACCTCTGCCAATGCTGTAGAAAGAGACCTGTTGCTGGCCATCTGCCTTGTAGCACTGGTGATGCTGGTATTCCTGCATAGTCTGCGAAATTCCTTTATTGTGATGGTTGCTATTCCAGCTTCACTCATTTCCACTTTTATCGGGATGAGTATGCTCGATTTCTCCCTCAATATAATTTCGATGATAGCCATTGCGCTGGTAATTGGGATCCTGGTGGATGACTCTATCGTGGTACTTGAAAACATCTACCGCCACCTGGAGAAAGGTAAGAACCGGAGACAGGCGGCCATTGACGGACGAAACGAGATCAGCTATACGGCCCTTTCCATTACGATGGTGGATGTGGTGGTTTTCCTTCCGATCGCGGTGATTACCAGTATGATTTCAGGAATGTTGCGACAATTTGCCCTGGTAGTAGTGATATCCACCCTGCTGAGTTTATTTGTTTCCTTTACCCTCACGCCTTTGCTGGCTTCCAGGTTTGCCAAATTTGAGCAATACCGGAAGGGATCATTCATGGGTAAACTGATTGAGGTGTTTGAACGCTGGCTATCAAATATCACCAATGGATATGGTAAGCTGCTTGGCTGGTCGCTGCGGCATAAGTTCATCATCATGGGAGGGGCTACACTTATCCTGTTCTCTTCCCTCCTGTTACCTGCCCTTGGATTCATCGGATCAGAATTTATCAGTCTGGGCGACCGTGGTGAGGTCATTATCCAGTTGGAACTGCCTAAGGACGCCACCATTGAGCAAACCAACCTGCTGACACTACAGGCGGAACAGTACATTATGAAGCAGCCTGTTGTGAATGAAGTTTTCTCTACAGTCGGGATCACCTCAGGATTTGATGCCGGAGCCGGTAATTCCTATAAATCAGAGATCTATGTGAAGATGATAGAGAAGGAAAAAAGAAAGATCACTGCAGATCAGTTTGCATGGCAGCTAAAGGAGGATCTTACCAGCCGGCTGACCGGGGTAAAGGTGCGCTCTACCATAGTTTCCCTGCTGGGGACCTCTGATATGGATCCTATACAGTTTGTGGTAGCAGGCTCTAACATGGATACGCTCATGCATTATGCGAAGATGATTGAATCGGAAGTTAAAAAGGTTCCGGGCAGTGCTGAAGTGAAGCTCACGGTAGAAGAAGGCAATCCTGAAATCAGTGTGAAGATCGACCGTGATAAGATGGCGAAAATGGGTTTGAATATGGCTATTGTGGGTGCTACCATGCAGAATGCTTTCACAGGAAATACTGATTCCAAGTTCTCGCAGGGGGTGAATGATTATGATATCAATATTACAATGGATGCCTTCAATAAGAAGGAAATCAATGATATCGCCAATCTTTCCTTTATGAATGCAGCAGGACAGATCGTGCGCCTGAACCAGTTTGCCACCCTCACCCCCACTACTGGAACCACAGTATTGCAGCGTTACAACAGGCAATCGTCGGTAACCGTTAGTTCTCAAGTTGTTGGCAGACCGGTGGGTTCGGTTGGAGAAGAATGTGTGAAAAGGCTGGATAAGATCAAGCTGCCGGCAGATGTTTCACTTATCAAGGAAGGTGACCTGAAATACCAGACAGAGGCCTTCAGCAGTCTGTTCCTGGCATTCCTGGCTTCTATACTTTTTGTGTATCTCATTATGGTGGCACTGTATGATTCCTATATCCATCCATTTATCGTTTTATTTTCAATACCACTTGCCATTGTAGGGGCACTTTATGCACTGGCTCTGGCTCAGGAATCGCTAACCATTTTCTCGATTCTGGGTATCATTATGCTGGTGGGACTTGTTGGAAAGAACGCCATTTTGCTGGTTGATTTTACCAATCAGTTGAAACGGGAAGGGATGGCTACGGTGGAAGCTTTGATTGAGGCGGGGCGAGTGAGACTGCGCCCAATCCTCATGACTACACTTTCGATGATATTCGGTATGATGCCGATTGCAATAGCTACAGGAGCAGGTTCTGAATGGAAGAACGGCATAGCCATTGCCATTATCGGTGGATTGACCAGTTCGTTACTACTGACTTTGGTTGTTGTACCGGTGATGTATTATCTTATGGATAAGCTGATGGAGAAGTTTCACCGCAAAAGCAGGAAAGTGGCAGATGTAAAAGAGATTTAA
- a CDS encoding DUF4440 domain-containing protein, with product MKSISLLWVIALLFSACGHKSGSEELKKEILLTEKSFEKMTAEKSISQAFYFYADSNAVIKRENDTLIIGKENIRSYYEGMDKKDVIVSWTPDFIEVSSSGDLAYTYGKYTWKINNGNGDTTVFKGVFHTIWKKQGDGSWKYVWD from the coding sequence ATGAAATCAATATCACTATTATGGGTAATAGCACTCTTGTTTAGTGCCTGCGGTCATAAGTCCGGAAGTGAAGAACTGAAAAAAGAAATCCTGCTGACTGAAAAGTCCTTTGAGAAAATGACAGCAGAGAAGAGCATTTCCCAGGCTTTCTATTTCTATGCCGATTCCAATGCAGTGATTAAAAGGGAAAATGATACACTGATCATTGGGAAGGAAAATATCCGGTCATATTATGAAGGTATGGATAAGAAAGATGTCATCGTCAGCTGGACGCCTGATTTTATAGAAGTTTCCTCATCCGGTGACCTGGCTTATACTTATGGTAAATATACCTGGAAAATCAATAATGGCAATGGAGATACTACTGTCTTTAAAGGAGTGTTTCACACAATATGGAAAAAGCAGGGAGACGGGAGTTGGAAGTATGTTTGGGATTAG
- a CDS encoding DegT/DnrJ/EryC1/StrS aminotransferase family protein has protein sequence MDLKFPVYQPFLEGNEKKYVNECLNTNWISSKGNFIQRFEEQFANYTEIAHATSFCNGTSALYIALLTLGIGPGDEVIVPTLVYVAVPNMVRAVGAIPVFVDSLPGSYQVDPLDIRKKLSNRTKAVIAVHTYGYPCDMDPIKKLCIEQNLLLIEDCAEALGARYKGKQPGSWGDISIYSFFGNKTLTTGEGGMITTPSEQLIKKAFHLKNQGVTEKAYWHDVPGYNFRMTNIAAAIGLAQLESLDKILARKRRIANLYEQQFMDTEVSFHSQGKDVVHSFWMCSILTLDPAYRDSLRVFLSSEGIETRPFFYPAHTMPFFKSRTPQRFPVAEDLSGRGINLPSYPALTDDDVKYIASKVLTFTHRSTKSH, from the coding sequence ATGGACTTAAAATTCCCGGTTTACCAGCCTTTCCTTGAAGGCAATGAGAAGAAATATGTAAATGAATGTCTGAACACCAATTGGATATCTTCAAAAGGCAATTTCATTCAACGTTTTGAGGAGCAGTTTGCCAACTATACGGAAATAGCGCATGCTACATCTTTCTGTAATGGCACATCAGCTTTGTATATTGCGCTCCTTACCCTTGGAATTGGGCCAGGTGACGAAGTTATCGTTCCTACCCTGGTTTATGTTGCAGTGCCTAATATGGTCAGGGCGGTGGGAGCAATTCCGGTTTTCGTGGATTCCTTGCCGGGGAGTTACCAGGTCGATCCGCTGGATATCAGAAAGAAACTCAGCAACAGGACTAAGGCCGTCATTGCCGTTCATACCTATGGTTATCCCTGTGATATGGACCCTATAAAGAAACTTTGCATAGAACAAAATCTATTACTTATTGAAGATTGTGCTGAAGCGCTTGGTGCCAGGTATAAGGGAAAACAACCCGGTTCATGGGGCGATATCTCCATTTATAGTTTCTTCGGCAACAAAACTCTGACCACAGGGGAAGGGGGTATGATCACCACACCTTCAGAGCAGTTGATAAAAAAGGCATTTCACCTTAAGAACCAGGGAGTAACAGAAAAGGCCTACTGGCATGATGTCCCTGGCTACAACTTCAGAATGACCAATATTGCTGCTGCAATAGGACTTGCACAACTGGAATCGCTGGATAAGATACTTGCCCGGAAACGAAGGATTGCAAATCTTTATGAGCAACAATTTATGGATACTGAGGTCAGCTTCCATTCACAAGGGAAAGATGTAGTTCATTCTTTCTGGATGTGTTCCATTCTTACACTGGATCCTGCCTACAGGGATTCTCTGAGAGTTTTCCTTTCTTCAGAAGGGATTGAAACCAGGCCATTCTTTTACCCTGCCCATACCATGCCATTCTTCAAAAGCAGAACCCCTCAAAGATTTCCGGTTGCTGAAGACCTTAGTGGCAGAGGGATTAATTTACCATCCTACCCGGCATTAACAGATGATGATGTAAAGTATATAGCTTCCAAAGTATTGACCTTCACCCATCGATCGACGAAAAGCCATTAA
- a CDS encoding glycosyltransferase family 4 protein: MKKYRILIDLDRLKDPYNGLGQVAINLGEQLSRIEDDQIDFTFLVPGSFIGKFGDKVRYEKVSLKRRLFPWLCASYDLWYTIHQDSWYFPSSARTPYVMTINDLNFLGEKKGINRKYRLKRLQVKVNHAKIVTAISSFTASEIRKYLKVEKKEIRVIYCGVEVTKYTDTKKPAFVTSDDFLFTIGVIQSKKNFAVLVDFIKKLPDNYSLVIAGNKNSDYARDIEKQIIEKGLQGRIILPGFISDEEKSWLYQHCKAVVFPSRFEGMGFPPIEAMRNGKPVFASTYSSIPEVCGEYAYYWQHFEPSYMADTFLEGMRDFVNRPEREEQLKQHSMQYDWEQVTDRYISLFKEVLNGKT; this comes from the coding sequence ATGAAGAAATACAGGATTCTTATCGACCTGGATCGCCTAAAGGACCCATACAATGGCCTTGGACAGGTGGCAATAAATTTGGGGGAGCAATTAAGCAGGATTGAAGATGATCAGATTGATTTCACCTTCCTTGTACCAGGTTCTTTTATCGGGAAATTTGGAGATAAAGTTCGTTATGAAAAGGTTTCCCTGAAACGGCGTCTCTTTCCCTGGCTTTGTGCCTCCTATGACCTTTGGTACACCATTCACCAGGATTCATGGTATTTTCCCTCCAGTGCCAGAACACCCTATGTGATGACCATCAATGATCTTAATTTCCTTGGTGAAAAGAAGGGGATCAACCGGAAATACCGGTTAAAAAGGTTGCAAGTGAAAGTAAACCATGCAAAGATTGTTACGGCCATTTCCTCTTTTACTGCCAGTGAAATCAGGAAATACCTTAAAGTCGAAAAAAAAGAGATCAGGGTAATTTATTGCGGTGTAGAAGTAACTAAATATACCGATACAAAGAAACCAGCCTTTGTAACTTCTGATGATTTTTTATTTACTATTGGAGTGATTCAGTCAAAGAAGAATTTTGCCGTACTGGTTGATTTTATCAAAAAACTTCCCGACAACTATAGCCTGGTAATCGCAGGAAATAAAAACAGTGATTATGCCCGGGACATTGAAAAACAAATCATTGAAAAAGGCCTGCAAGGCAGGATCATTCTTCCCGGGTTTATTAGTGATGAAGAAAAATCCTGGTTATATCAGCATTGCAAAGCAGTGGTGTTCCCCTCCCGTTTTGAGGGGATGGGCTTCCCTCCTATTGAGGCCATGCGAAATGGAAAACCTGTTTTTGCGTCTACCTATTCGAGTATCCCCGAAGTTTGTGGCGAATATGCCTATTATTGGCAGCATTTTGAGCCTTCCTATATGGCTGATACTTTTTTAGAAGGAATGAGAGATTTCGTGAATCGTCCGGAAAGGGAAGAACAGTTGAAGCAACATTCGATGCAATATGACTGGGAACAAGTTACCGATCGCTATATCAGTCTGTTCAAGGAAGTGCTGAACGGGAAAACGTAG
- a CDS encoding DUF2807 domain-containing protein, with the protein MKPLQPSAKTAVITASETKTMNTMKTMTKPEALITSSLIILIISIFVILFLSGCVYERIEGNYDLDTENRTEEPFTEIISNGSFRVFVIPDSVTSISVKAESNILPYLYTISDGETLRIGFKNGYNIHENYPVEVFIHTPSVKSLRLQGSGRVECLGFSESSVELDLSGSGNIEADFEAIHVDAAISGSGNIHLSGSADNSDMRISGSGKIHALDFTQKNCNAFVSGSGDIYTDVIDQLDAHISGSGCVYYTGDPDVDTNITGSGKVRRY; encoded by the coding sequence ATGAAACCATTGCAACCCTCGGCAAAAACGGCTGTCATTACAGCATCAGAAACTAAAACTATGAACACAATGAAGACAATGACCAAACCAGAGGCTCTTATCACCTCCTCCCTGATCATCCTGATTATATCCATATTTGTCATCCTTTTCCTCTCAGGATGTGTTTACGAAAGAATTGAAGGTAACTACGACCTCGATACTGAAAACCGAACCGAGGAACCATTTACTGAAATTATCTCCAATGGAAGCTTCAGGGTATTTGTAATTCCTGATTCTGTTACAAGTATCTCTGTTAAAGCTGAATCCAATATTCTGCCTTATCTCTACACTATCTCCGATGGCGAAACCCTCAGGATCGGTTTCAAAAATGGTTATAACATCCATGAGAATTATCCTGTAGAAGTATTTATACATACACCCAGCGTAAAAAGTCTCAGGCTGCAAGGCTCCGGAAGAGTGGAATGTCTTGGGTTTTCAGAATCTTCTGTTGAACTTGACCTCTCAGGATCCGGCAATATTGAGGCTGATTTTGAAGCCATACATGTGGACGCTGCAATTTCCGGATCAGGCAATATTCACCTGAGCGGAAGTGCTGATAATTCTGACATGAGGATTTCAGGCTCCGGTAAGATCCATGCCCTCGATTTTACTCAGAAGAACTGCAATGCTTTTGTTTCCGGCAGTGGTGATATCTATACCGATGTTATTGATCAACTGGATGCTCATATTTCAGGAAGTGGTTGTGTTTATTATACCGGGGATCCTGATGTTGATACAAATATTACAGGTTCAGGAAAGGTCAGGAGATACTAA
- a CDS encoding RNA polymerase sigma factor — MNTEVHDIHHKLVKACQAGDRKAQYELYHSYAKSMYNICCRMMNQTDEASDMLQEAFIDAFSRIGTFRFESTFGAWLKRIVINKCINALQKRRLQFTDDEIPENFPDDTNENSIDEEQLKLSVERVKKAMNQLPENARIVFSLYLLEGYDHTEIAEILNITESTSKTQFMRARQRVKEILLVMPEGQ; from the coding sequence TTGAATACAGAGGTACACGACATACACCATAAGCTGGTAAAGGCCTGCCAGGCCGGCGACCGCAAGGCTCAGTACGAACTTTATCATTCGTATGCGAAGTCGATGTACAATATTTGCTGCCGCATGATGAATCAGACTGATGAAGCCAGCGATATGCTACAGGAAGCCTTTATTGATGCATTTTCCAGGATTGGGACCTTCCGCTTTGAATCCACCTTTGGTGCCTGGCTGAAAAGAATTGTCATCAACAAATGTATCAATGCCCTTCAAAAACGACGCCTGCAATTTACCGATGATGAGATCCCGGAAAATTTCCCGGATGATACAAATGAAAACAGCATCGATGAAGAGCAACTGAAACTGAGTGTAGAACGGGTGAAAAAAGCAATGAATCAATTGCCTGAAAATGCAAGAATCGTTTTTTCACTTTACCTGCTTGAAGGATATGATCATACTGAAATTGCTGAAATACTGAATATTACGGAATCTACTTCCAAAACACAGTTCATGCGGGCACGTCAAAGGGTGAAAGAAATCCTGCTTGTAATGCCTGAAGGACAATAA
- a CDS encoding 30S ribosomal protein S16: MPTKMRLQRYGKKGQPFFHIVIADGRAPRDGRFTEKIGTYNPLTRPADINLDFDRALYWVRTGAEPTETVAAILKYTGVTYMHHLLKGVTKGAMTEEQANAKFEAWKSDKTAKIDSAKKDVQLKGKTADKKRFEAEVKINETKANELAKKRATEAGLDAKAQAALAAEAEVEAAAKVEAVAEAEVVAEVEPVAEAEPVAEAEVVAEAEPVAEAEVVAEAEPVAEAEVVAEASVEPTEEPAPEAAEPTEETA, translated from the coding sequence ATGCCAACAAAGATGAGATTACAGCGCTATGGAAAAAAGGGACAACCTTTCTTTCATATCGTGATTGCTGATGGTCGTGCACCACGTGACGGACGTTTTACCGAAAAAATTGGCACTTACAACCCACTCACCCGTCCTGCCGACATCAATCTGGATTTTGACCGCGCCCTTTATTGGGTAAGAACCGGTGCTGAACCTACTGAAACAGTTGCTGCTATCCTTAAGTACACTGGTGTAACTTACATGCATCATTTGCTGAAAGGCGTAACAAAAGGCGCAATGACTGAAGAACAGGCCAATGCTAAATTCGAAGCATGGAAATCTGACAAAACAGCAAAGATTGATAGTGCAAAGAAGGACGTTCAGTTAAAAGGCAAGACTGCTGATAAAAAGCGTTTTGAAGCTGAAGTAAAAATCAATGAAACAAAGGCTAATGAACTTGCAAAGAAACGTGCTACCGAAGCCGGACTTGATGCAAAAGCTCAGGCTGCCCTTGCTGCAGAAGCTGAAGTTGAAGCAGCCGCAAAAGTAGAAGCAGTTGCCGAAGCTGAAGTAGTTGCCGAAGTTGAGCCAGTTGCCGAAGCTGAGCCAGTTGCCGAAGCTGAAGTAGTAGCCGAAGCTGAGCCAGTTGCTGAAGCTGAAGTAGTTGCTGAAGCCGAGCCTGTTGCCGAAGCTGAAGTAGTTGCTGAAGCCTCTGTTGAACCTACAGAAGAACCTGCTCCTGAAGCAGCAGAACCTACTGAAGAAACAGCTTAA
- the rimM gene encoding 16S rRNA processing protein RimM, giving the protein MNPDEFFQAGKVVKTSGSGGELVFSFDSEVSDRNKKMESVFILLQGNLVPFFIEKSESKARNQLLVKLLDVDTQEEASLLAGSGIFLPKSMKSRKKQGKKFDIDFNGFLVIDKVHGEIGLVVNVLELPMQELLEIEKDGKLYLIPLVEEIITEINIDTGIIRIEAPEGLIELYQ; this is encoded by the coding sequence ATGAACCCGGATGAATTTTTCCAGGCAGGAAAAGTCGTCAAAACGAGCGGTTCAGGAGGAGAACTTGTTTTTTCATTCGATTCTGAGGTTTCAGATCGGAATAAAAAAATGGAATCAGTGTTTATCCTGTTACAAGGGAACCTGGTTCCATTTTTTATTGAGAAATCTGAATCAAAAGCCCGGAATCAGCTTCTTGTTAAGCTCCTGGATGTCGATACCCAGGAGGAAGCCTCACTCCTTGCAGGATCAGGAATTTTCCTTCCAAAATCAATGAAATCCCGCAAAAAACAAGGTAAAAAGTTTGACATAGACTTCAATGGTTTTCTTGTGATTGACAAGGTCCATGGAGAGATTGGGCTCGTGGTGAATGTTCTGGAGTTACCTATGCAGGAATTGCTTGAAATCGAAAAAGATGGAAAGCTCTATCTGATCCCCCTGGTCGAAGAAATCATCACAGAGATTAATATTGACACCGGAATTATCAGGATTGAAGCCCCGGAAGGATTGATCGAACTTTATCAATAA
- a CDS encoding methyltransferase — translation MFHFRKFSIDDNLTAMKVGTDAVLLGCWTEPGNALTILDVGTGTGILALMMAQRTSAEIDAVEIDSKAAEQAKANVDLSPWPDQIRIHPVSFQHFLAGNSKTYPFLISNPPFFNNSLKSPDPSRNTSRHDELLPVPELLKGVGSCLSENGIASFILPFSDYERWINSAADHGLFPYRACKVVPRHGKPASRVMIEFKRHKREFLKMETITIRELNGEYSAAYIELTRDFYLGL, via the coding sequence ATGTTTCATTTCCGGAAATTCAGTATCGACGATAACCTTACGGCAATGAAAGTCGGTACAGATGCTGTTTTGCTGGGATGCTGGACAGAACCTGGAAATGCCCTCACTATCCTGGATGTTGGAACTGGGACAGGCATCCTGGCCCTGATGATGGCACAGCGGACTTCTGCTGAAATTGATGCAGTGGAAATCGACAGTAAAGCAGCTGAGCAGGCTAAGGCGAATGTGGACCTAAGCCCCTGGCCAGACCAAATCAGGATACATCCAGTTTCATTTCAGCATTTCCTGGCTGGGAACAGCAAGACCTATCCATTCCTCATCTCCAATCCGCCTTTCTTTAATAATAGCCTTAAGTCACCCGATCCTTCAAGGAATACGTCCAGGCATGATGAACTATTACCGGTTCCGGAACTTTTGAAAGGAGTGGGTTCTTGTCTGTCGGAAAATGGCATTGCTTCCTTTATCCTTCCTTTTTCGGATTATGAAAGATGGATAAATTCGGCAGCAGATCATGGACTCTTTCCTTACAGGGCTTGCAAAGTTGTGCCCAGGCATGGAAAGCCCGCCAGTCGTGTGATGATTGAATTCAAAAGGCATAAGCGCGAATTTCTTAAAATGGAAACCATTACGATCAGGGAGCTGAATGGAGAATACTCCGCAGCATATATTGAACTTACCCGTGATTTTTATCTCGGCCTGTAA
- a CDS encoding gamma-glutamyl-gamma-aminobutyrate hydrolase family protein: protein MKKILTVWVPITLFMFSILLVSQGCRSEKKEHIPLKIALTSASENYINWIHRIDSTVQIIDLKNLPVDSAIQMLILSDGVIFTGGEDVVPGRYGKISDTARCEMNPERDTLEFALIAKAFKLKIPVLGICRGQQLINVARGGSLVVDIPSDYPSAGVHRCEDYTRCFHHVKIQKETLLGEVTKSDTGWVTTNHHQAVASLGEGIMVSAHSSDGLPEAIEWEDNKGKSFFMAVQWHPERMDAGNSLSDPIGKAFLQACIIKRMFR from the coding sequence ATGAAGAAAATCCTGACAGTATGGGTACCCATCACCCTTTTCATGTTCAGCATTCTCCTGGTCTCCCAGGGGTGCAGGAGTGAAAAAAAAGAACATATTCCACTTAAAATTGCCCTTACATCAGCCAGTGAGAACTATATAAACTGGATTCACCGCATTGATTCCACTGTTCAAATAATCGATCTGAAAAACCTCCCTGTCGATTCGGCTATTCAGATGCTTATACTCTCTGATGGAGTAATTTTCACAGGAGGGGAAGATGTTGTTCCAGGCAGGTATGGAAAAATATCAGATACCGCACGTTGTGAAATGAATCCTGAGCGCGACACCCTGGAATTTGCTTTGATTGCCAAGGCTTTCAAGTTGAAAATACCGGTATTAGGTATCTGCCGGGGGCAACAGCTTATCAATGTGGCCCGGGGTGGAAGCCTGGTTGTGGATATCCCTTCTGATTACCCCTCGGCAGGTGTGCATCGCTGCGAAGACTACACCCGTTGTTTTCACCATGTGAAAATTCAAAAAGAAACCCTGCTGGGTGAAGTCACTAAAAGCGATACCGGGTGGGTAACCACCAATCATCACCAGGCTGTTGCTTCCCTGGGAGAAGGGATCATGGTTTCGGCCCATTCTTCCGACGGATTACCTGAAGCGATAGAGTGGGAAGATAATAAAGGGAAAAGTTTCTTTATGGCCGTTCAATGGCACCCAGAGCGCATGGATGCTGGCAACTCGCTTTCCGACCCCATTGGAAAAGCCTTCCTGCAAGCCTGTATCATCAAACGGATGTTCCGCTAA
- a CDS encoding cupin domain-containing protein, producing MSPRNKQASDLIEHLSLNSHPEGGWFREIYRSAETIESDALPSRFQQPHSISTSIYYLLQDYDYSAFHRIKSDEIWHFYLGSPVKLYILKDGLLELILLGDNPAAGHVFQAVVPYGCWFAAEVSIPESFALMGCTVSPGFEFSDFEMASFQDLEPTYGKYATLIRRMTKGIDISGTSV from the coding sequence ATGTCCCCGAGAAATAAGCAGGCATCCGATCTGATTGAACATCTCTCGTTGAATTCACATCCGGAAGGTGGTTGGTTCAGGGAAATATACAGGTCTGCAGAAACTATTGAATCTGATGCTTTACCGTCAAGATTTCAACAGCCACATTCCATTTCAACTTCCATTTATTACCTGCTCCAGGACTACGATTATTCGGCTTTTCACAGGATCAAATCTGATGAAATCTGGCATTTCTACCTTGGTAGCCCGGTTAAGCTTTATATCCTGAAGGATGGCCTGCTTGAATTAATACTTTTGGGTGATAATCCTGCTGCCGGACATGTTTTCCAGGCTGTGGTGCCTTATGGCTGCTGGTTTGCTGCTGAAGTTTCAATACCTGAGTCTTTCGCACTGATGGGATGCACAGTGAGTCCGGGGTTTGAATTTTCTGATTTTGAAATGGCAAGCTTCCAGGACCTTGAACCCACTTATGGAAAGTATGCCACTCTCATCCGCAGAATGACCAAAGGAATAGATATTAGCGGAACATCCGTTTGA